One genomic window of Prosthecobacter algae includes the following:
- a CDS encoding DUF932 domain-containing protein: MIANLDLIAPMAKPRKTPNLMLHCGAHTADLQEVRSVPTPAPTYSWCPIPHHQLITTVQKTLSSSRLKIGTQAHSLSHDGMRYFGLMEVTSHQSSEDYCWVLGLRNSHDKTFPAGIVAGASVFVCDNLSFSGEIKFARKHTRFIVRDLPQLVGRSIGQLMAKWHDQDKRIAAYKEAGIGEVDAHDLIIRATDVGVCSNRLIPSVLNEWREPRYDAFAGRNVWSLFNAFTESLKSGNLAELPKRTEALHGLLDIHVGLAA, from the coding sequence ATGATCGCAAACCTCGACCTCATCGCCCCTATGGCTAAGCCTCGTAAAACCCCTAACCTGATGTTGCATTGCGGTGCCCACACTGCCGACCTTCAAGAAGTCCGTTCTGTGCCCACGCCTGCACCTACCTATAGCTGGTGTCCCATTCCACATCATCAGCTCATCACCACCGTCCAGAAAACCCTGTCCAGTTCCCGGCTTAAAATCGGCACGCAGGCGCATTCGTTGTCACATGATGGCATGCGTTATTTCGGCCTCATGGAAGTGACCTCCCATCAGTCCAGCGAAGATTATTGCTGGGTGCTGGGATTGCGTAACAGCCATGATAAAACCTTCCCCGCTGGGATCGTGGCCGGTGCCAGTGTGTTTGTGTGCGACAACCTTTCCTTTTCCGGAGAGATCAAATTCGCCCGCAAACACACTCGGTTCATTGTCCGTGACCTGCCGCAACTGGTGGGACGCTCCATCGGCCAACTCATGGCCAAGTGGCATGACCAGGACAAACGCATCGCTGCCTACAAAGAAGCGGGCATTGGTGAAGTGGATGCCCATGACCTCATCATCCGCGCAACGGATGTGGGCGTGTGCTCCAACCGCCTCATCCCTTCGGTGCTCAATGAATGGAGGGAACCCAGATACGACGCCTTCGCCGGCCGCAATGTCTGGAGTCTGTTCAACGCCTTCACCGAGTCCCTGAAAAGCGGCAACCTGGCGGAACTCCCCAAACGCACTGAGGCCCTCCACGGCCTGTTAGACATTCACGTCGGCCTAGCCGCGTGA
- a CDS encoding ATP-dependent DNA ligase, with protein MESITLYCRENGSDKVYQASLHPHAQGYLVNFAYGRRGSTLTTGSKTPVPVSYVVAKTAYDRLVRQKLANGYTQGPALTESLQHQQQKPTGLRCMLLNPVAEDELEDLLQDHVHWMQEKMDGRRMLLQKQGKVITSINRLGVTFTPPETIQQSATQSPEDFILDGEAVGDVFHVFDILSLAGEDIRQSRFATRYFQLRDFLRTFRHTHIKLVESYCAPEKEPWFQTLKEQGKEGVVFRHMDAAYTPGRPNAGGPCLNHKFYETASFVVAKSNDKRSVSLLLFEGDKIKRAGNVTIPPNHAMPKAGSVVECRYLYAFWESGSIYQPVYLGVREDIRAAECTTDQLKYKAEPTLVIV; from the coding sequence ATGGAAAGCATCACCCTCTACTGCCGTGAAAACGGTTCTGACAAAGTTTATCAAGCCAGCCTTCACCCTCACGCTCAGGGTTACCTGGTCAACTTCGCCTATGGTCGTCGTGGCAGCACCTTGACCACTGGCAGCAAGACACCCGTTCCTGTTTCCTACGTCGTCGCTAAAACGGCCTATGATCGTCTGGTGCGGCAAAAGTTGGCCAATGGCTACACGCAAGGTCCCGCCTTAACTGAAAGCCTCCAGCATCAACAGCAAAAGCCCACGGGCCTTCGCTGCATGCTGTTAAACCCTGTTGCAGAGGACGAACTTGAAGATCTTCTTCAAGATCACGTCCACTGGATGCAGGAGAAAATGGATGGCAGGCGAATGCTCCTGCAAAAACAGGGGAAGGTCATCACCAGCATCAACCGTTTGGGAGTGACCTTCACACCCCCTGAAACCATCCAACAAAGTGCCACCCAAAGCCCTGAGGATTTTATTCTCGATGGCGAAGCGGTGGGGGACGTGTTCCATGTCTTCGACATCCTGTCCCTGGCAGGTGAAGACATCCGTCAGTCACGCTTTGCCACACGTTACTTCCAGTTGCGTGATTTCCTGCGCACCTTCAGGCACACCCACATTAAACTGGTGGAAAGCTACTGCGCTCCGGAAAAGGAGCCGTGGTTTCAAACCCTGAAGGAGCAAGGCAAAGAGGGAGTGGTTTTCAGGCACATGGACGCTGCCTACACTCCTGGAAGACCCAACGCCGGCGGTCCATGCCTCAATCACAAGTTCTATGAAACCGCCTCCTTTGTTGTCGCCAAAAGCAATGACAAAAGGAGTGTTTCTCTGCTTCTGTTTGAGGGGGATAAAATCAAGAGGGCAGGCAACGTGACCATTCCACCCAACCATGCCATGCCCAAAGCAGGCTCGGTCGTGGAATGTCGTTATCTCTACGCCTTCTGGGAATCAGGTTCCATTTACCAGCCTGTTTATCTTGGCGTTCGTGAAGACATCCGTGCCGCTGAATGCACCACCGATCAGCTAAAATACAAAGCTGAGCCAACACTCGTGATTGTGTAA
- a CDS encoding helix-turn-helix domain-containing protein, with protein MNSLDKELAAFLRRKRGDMTYKAFSQKIGLPPSTIFRLEQEQQSITLSKLQIVMDRLKCSVKDIFG; from the coding sequence GTGAACTCCCTGGACAAAGAACTGGCTGCCTTCCTTCGCCGGAAAAGAGGTGACATGACGTACAAGGCCTTCTCCCAGAAAATTGGGTTGCCTCCATCCACGATCTTCCGGTTGGAGCAGGAACAGCAGAGCATCACGTTATCCAAACTCCAAATTGTCATGGATCGTCTCAAGTGCTCAGTGAAGGATATTTTCGGCTGA
- a CDS encoding DNA polymerase III subunit beta, with protein MKPIVLPIAELKAALAGLGKVITPKASLPLLKHVKIDRTADGWIALTGTDLDHFVTVRFEHPSDGPPATVLVPYDQLLHTVKSCGKGEQIRITTDPENLAIQFSLGGQTGETKIKLLPVTDFPVTPRLNLESVPLPAHLRQSFHEAMSCTSTDATRYVLNGTFIDVRNPKANYLVGTDGKHLYSANSFTLPLKQSVLIPSHKFLGWKDFLWDGEWQIKSNEEWVQLSSRRWRFVSRQIPNKYPDWQVAVPDPTQAKTHLTLPPDQLEAVIQLIQRLPNHDTQFHTLGMQWKSNTLNLLAKPSAEEPWLHIPLEAMQGHGPEVTIFLDRRFLIKALQFGLHHISLFDERSPLRLHAQGKQLIIMPVRSDKAGTSPQPTPIRKMDTTAVPTHQPKPPTTNPMLNRPNSDAPEAGPSAPAMDEALNLCNLLRDRFQDGLNQIRDLANKLKLLQREQKTSAREMSSVRSTLRTLQGLKL; from the coding sequence ATGAAACCCATCGTCTTACCCATTGCAGAGCTCAAGGCAGCTCTGGCGGGACTTGGCAAGGTGATCACACCCAAAGCCAGCTTACCCCTCCTTAAACACGTTAAAATTGATCGCACCGCAGATGGTTGGATTGCCCTTACCGGGACAGATCTCGACCATTTTGTCACCGTGCGCTTTGAACACCCTTCTGACGGTCCACCCGCGACCGTGCTCGTGCCTTATGATCAGCTCCTGCACACCGTTAAAAGCTGCGGCAAAGGTGAGCAGATCCGCATCACCACCGACCCCGAGAATCTGGCGATCCAATTTTCATTGGGTGGCCAGACCGGAGAAACTAAAATCAAACTCTTGCCGGTGACAGACTTTCCTGTGACACCGCGCCTTAATCTTGAATCGGTTCCGCTGCCTGCACATCTGCGACAAAGCTTCCATGAAGCGATGTCCTGCACCAGCACTGATGCCACTCGTTACGTGCTCAATGGCACCTTCATTGATGTCCGAAACCCCAAGGCAAACTACTTGGTGGGCACCGATGGAAAACACCTCTACTCCGCGAATTCCTTCACCCTCCCCCTGAAACAATCCGTCCTCATCCCCAGTCATAAATTCTTGGGGTGGAAGGATTTTCTTTGGGATGGTGAATGGCAGATCAAAAGCAACGAAGAATGGGTGCAGCTCAGCAGTCGCAGATGGAGATTCGTGTCACGTCAGATCCCGAATAAATATCCGGACTGGCAGGTTGCAGTTCCTGACCCCACCCAAGCGAAAACACACCTGACTCTGCCTCCAGATCAATTGGAAGCAGTGATCCAGTTGATACAGCGCCTGCCTAACCATGACACTCAGTTTCATACGCTGGGCATGCAGTGGAAAAGCAACACCCTCAACTTGCTGGCAAAACCAAGTGCCGAAGAACCTTGGCTGCACATCCCTCTGGAGGCGATGCAAGGTCATGGACCGGAAGTGACGATCTTTTTAGACCGTCGTTTCCTCATCAAAGCCCTGCAATTCGGCCTCCATCACATCAGCCTCTTCGATGAACGTTCACCTCTGCGTCTTCATGCGCAAGGCAAGCAACTCATCATCATGCCAGTGAGGTCTGACAAGGCAGGCACATCGCCTCAACCCACTCCCATCCGAAAGATGGACACAACGGCAGTACCTACACACCAACCCAAACCCCCAACTACAAATCCAATGCTCAATCGTCCCAACTCCGATGCTCCTGAAGCAGGGCCTAGCGCTCCTGCCATGGATGAAGCGCTCAACCTCTGCAACCTCCTGCGGGATCGGTTTCAGGACGGGCTTAACCAAATCCGTGACCTGGCCAATAAACTCAAGCTTCTCCAGCGTGAGCAAAAAACCAGTGCCCGAGAAATGAGTTCTGTCCGCTCCACGCTACGCACCCTGCAAGGCCTGAAGCTGTAG
- a CDS encoding S24 family peptidase, with amino-acid sequence MLTSRQVFSLQMLWQTLANSFSLRRVPLLGSIVAGRPEVQEGRQDYCLDVDFDTLRLPKNARTFALKVRGDSMKGAGILEGDVVIMEFREPRHGDIVAALIDGETTLKRFILQGGVPYLRAANVKYPDLIPARELVIQGVQIALLRLPER; translated from the coding sequence ATGCTCACCTCACGCCAAGTATTTTCGCTGCAAATGCTCTGGCAAACTCTCGCCAACAGCTTCTCTCTCCGTCGTGTGCCGTTGCTTGGCAGCATTGTGGCGGGAAGGCCGGAGGTTCAGGAGGGGCGGCAGGATTACTGCCTGGATGTGGATTTCGACACTCTGAGATTACCGAAGAACGCCAGGACCTTTGCCCTTAAAGTGCGCGGAGATTCGATGAAGGGGGCGGGCATCTTGGAGGGAGATGTGGTGATCATGGAGTTTCGGGAGCCCCGGCATGGAGACATTGTTGCAGCTCTCATTGATGGTGAAACCACCCTCAAGCGGTTCATTTTGCAGGGTGGCGTGCCTTATCTGCGGGCAGCTAATGTGAAATATCCAGACCTCATCCCGGCTAGAGAGCTGGTCATCCAAGGGGTGCAGATTGCGCTTCTGAGGCTCCCAGAGAGGTGA
- a CDS encoding SOS response-associated peptidase, producing the protein MCGRLNQFAKLPALSLAGRALRVERRKASAKEDVRSKAPSVHNLCPTDYADVLTMEESELVATRMRFGLIPSWAKGGKAEVNKKFRLTFNARSETIFELASYRHSVMQRRCLVPVTGWHEWPDRGKPYFIHNADGSPLLLAAIWDVWQSPLAEDQASGPMHTSMSVVTTPPGRYMAKFHDRSPLVLDDERALAWLSPGQAKEELQSFFQPYESELLEAYRVSNASLLPQNKSAESLVPISSPVPQMGDVPVANENETPELGL; encoded by the coding sequence ATGTGCGGTCGTCTCAATCAGTTTGCGAAGCTCCCTGCGTTGTCTCTAGCGGGGCGGGCTTTGCGTGTGGAGCGACGGAAGGCCTCTGCGAAGGAGGATGTGCGTTCTAAGGCTCCTAGCGTTCACAATTTGTGCCCCACTGATTATGCGGATGTTTTGACGATGGAGGAAAGCGAACTCGTGGCGACACGGATGCGGTTTGGCCTCATACCTAGCTGGGCAAAAGGTGGCAAGGCGGAGGTGAATAAGAAATTCAGGCTCACGTTCAATGCCCGTTCCGAGACGATTTTTGAATTGGCCTCCTATCGTCACTCAGTGATGCAAAGACGCTGCCTTGTTCCTGTGACCGGCTGGCATGAGTGGCCCGACCGTGGCAAACCCTATTTCATTCACAATGCGGACGGGTCTCCTCTGCTGCTGGCTGCTATCTGGGATGTTTGGCAAAGCCCTTTGGCAGAGGATCAGGCTTCAGGCCCTATGCATACCTCAATGAGTGTGGTGACGACGCCTCCGGGCCGATACATGGCGAAGTTCCATGACCGTAGTCCGCTGGTTTTGGACGATGAGAGGGCTTTGGCCTGGTTGTCCCCTGGACAAGCAAAAGAGGAGCTGCAGTCTTTTTTCCAGCCCTACGAAAGTGAGCTGCTGGAGGCTTACCGGGTGTCGAATGCTTCTTTGCTGCCTCAGAATAAATCTGCAGAATCTTTGGTTCCCATCAGCTCGCCCGTTCCTCAAATGGGTGATGTGCCGGTCGCGAATGAAAATGAGACGCCTGAATTGGGATTGTAA
- a CDS encoding TrlF family AAA-like ATPase, whose protein sequence is MSKMTSTNDKQFPRGAEWVRVDFHLHTKADKEFKYSGDENYYNSSYINALEKSNIRLGIITNHNKFDFEEFKSLRATARKQKIGLLPGVELSLSDGRAGIHVLIVFSDDWMDSGKDYINSFLASMFPGKTKEEYEHENGCSEKTLLQMVEMLDGLSRGDYFLIFAHVEEPKGLWKELGIGKLAAWKESRYGALRSRTLGFQKVRSYNKLHEADKPCRLKAKNALGDWYPAEVEGCDRKSIQEIGQGRSCYLKLGELSFEATKFALFDHEHRVRTELQEPRQAVLLQQINFAGGALDGIIVPFSPSLNCLIGPRGNGKSAVIECLRHALGFPEGADDRYKSGLVERMLSPAGKVVLVAVDEFGREVRVERERSGQPSVYLDGVYRDISPGSVLKDILYFGQKDLSARSESFDESFLDKMLADRLDPKLQEEATLIEGVRQTAKQLKETLEATEKIAALQKEKNELEVQLQVFTDKGVDKKLAEMTLFDGDRQAIISWQQALKELGTNLKEAADWDEVNAAFPVLKSQRTADIVVELTFAKAKSEEAKASAQAALQALRDTLKVLAEALQKLIPVQDQMKQEVAELQKTLNEPQLDLELFRTKKNRLNQLVTLLATGAQRAKTEQTARDLLGEAVNKLHDFWRERFTEREAEVRRLEAELPQEIRLQTAFKGKRRAFGEFLRSKFKGSGLQAAAYETIEDAFMDGRELYQSRAELVTNGLSENAAIKVQATLLDHLSDFLTFRTPDETAVLFNGKLLGEYSLGQRATVILHILMHLRRYPLILIDQPEDDLDNETLYTHFIHQLLDRKELTQFIFATHNPNIPVLGDAEQAIVCRKEGEKFSFDHGSIDDKDIQQRIVTVMEGGEDAFRRRKEIYQLWKSSN, encoded by the coding sequence ATGAGCAAGATGACCTCCACGAATGACAAACAGTTCCCGCGAGGCGCGGAATGGGTCCGCGTGGACTTCCATCTGCACACCAAGGCAGACAAGGAGTTCAAATACAGCGGGGACGAAAACTACTACAATAGCTCTTACATCAATGCGCTGGAGAAGTCGAACATCCGATTGGGAATCATCACCAACCACAACAAGTTCGATTTCGAAGAGTTCAAATCCCTCCGAGCGACCGCCCGAAAGCAGAAGATCGGGCTTTTGCCCGGCGTGGAGCTTTCACTGAGTGACGGCCGAGCTGGAATTCATGTTTTGATCGTTTTCAGCGATGACTGGATGGATTCTGGGAAGGACTACATCAATTCGTTTCTTGCGAGCATGTTCCCTGGAAAAACTAAGGAAGAGTATGAGCATGAAAACGGATGCAGCGAGAAAACTCTTCTCCAAATGGTGGAGATGCTCGATGGATTGTCCCGCGGAGACTATTTTCTGATCTTTGCCCATGTGGAAGAGCCCAAAGGCCTTTGGAAGGAGCTGGGCATAGGCAAACTCGCAGCTTGGAAGGAAAGTCGTTATGGCGCTCTCCGAAGTCGCACCCTAGGTTTCCAAAAAGTCCGCTCGTACAACAAACTCCATGAGGCTGACAAGCCATGCCGCCTAAAAGCAAAAAATGCTTTGGGCGACTGGTACCCCGCCGAAGTGGAGGGGTGTGACCGTAAAAGCATTCAGGAAATCGGACAAGGTCGCTCCTGCTATCTCAAACTCGGAGAACTTTCGTTCGAAGCGACCAAGTTCGCATTATTTGATCATGAGCACCGAGTCCGCACGGAATTACAAGAACCCCGACAGGCGGTGCTTCTTCAGCAAATCAATTTCGCCGGTGGTGCCTTGGATGGAATTATTGTGCCATTCTCCCCTTCGTTGAACTGCCTGATCGGCCCGCGTGGAAATGGAAAGTCGGCGGTGATTGAGTGTTTGAGACATGCACTGGGCTTCCCAGAAGGAGCAGACGACCGCTACAAGTCCGGTTTGGTCGAGCGCATGCTGTCGCCCGCCGGCAAAGTGGTGCTGGTGGCCGTGGACGAGTTCGGGCGTGAAGTTCGGGTGGAACGGGAGCGCAGCGGTCAGCCGTCCGTGTATCTGGATGGGGTGTATCGCGACATTTCCCCGGGATCGGTCCTCAAGGACATCCTCTACTTCGGCCAGAAGGACCTCTCTGCCCGTTCGGAGTCGTTCGACGAGAGCTTTCTCGACAAAATGCTAGCGGATCGTCTGGATCCAAAGCTTCAGGAAGAGGCGACGCTTATCGAAGGTGTGCGCCAAACCGCGAAGCAGCTCAAAGAGACGCTAGAGGCGACGGAGAAGATCGCCGCGCTACAAAAAGAGAAGAACGAACTGGAGGTGCAGCTCCAGGTCTTCACCGACAAGGGGGTGGACAAGAAGCTTGCCGAGATGACACTCTTCGACGGCGACCGGCAGGCCATCATTTCATGGCAACAGGCGCTGAAGGAGCTGGGCACAAATCTGAAGGAGGCGGCGGACTGGGACGAGGTGAACGCAGCTTTCCCCGTATTGAAATCGCAACGAACTGCTGACATTGTCGTCGAGCTTACATTCGCCAAGGCTAAGTCAGAAGAAGCCAAAGCGAGCGCACAAGCTGCGCTCCAGGCTTTGCGTGATACACTCAAAGTCTTGGCTGAGGCGCTCCAGAAACTTATTCCCGTGCAAGACCAAATGAAGCAGGAGGTGGCAGAATTGCAAAAGACCCTCAACGAGCCGCAGCTCGATTTGGAGCTGTTCCGAACGAAGAAGAATCGCCTTAATCAGTTGGTAACGCTGTTGGCAACAGGAGCGCAGCGAGCCAAAACCGAACAGACTGCACGGGACCTCCTTGGTGAGGCAGTGAACAAGCTCCATGATTTTTGGCGTGAGCGGTTCACAGAACGCGAAGCCGAGGTGCGGCGCTTGGAAGCGGAACTGCCACAGGAGATTCGTCTCCAAACAGCGTTTAAAGGCAAACGCCGCGCCTTCGGTGAGTTCCTTCGGTCAAAGTTCAAAGGCAGTGGCCTGCAGGCCGCTGCCTACGAGACAATCGAGGACGCTTTTATGGACGGACGCGAGTTGTATCAAAGCCGGGCAGAACTGGTGACAAATGGACTGAGCGAGAATGCCGCGATTAAAGTCCAGGCCACGCTGCTTGATCATCTGTCGGATTTCCTTACCTTCCGGACTCCTGATGAGACTGCCGTTCTATTCAACGGGAAGCTGTTGGGGGAATACTCGCTCGGGCAACGCGCCACGGTGATCCTACACATCCTCATGCACCTGAGACGCTACCCGTTGATCCTCATTGACCAGCCGGAGGACGACCTGGACAACGAGACGCTTTACACCCATTTCATACACCAACTGCTGGACCGGAAGGAGTTGACGCAGTTCATCTTCGCCACCCACAATCCCAATATTCCCGTGCTGGGTGATGCGGAGCAGGCCATTGTCTGTCGGAAGGAGGGCGAGAAGTTTTCGTTCGACCACGGCAGCATTGACGACAAAGACATTCAACAACGCATCGTCACCGTGATGGAAGGCGGCGAAGACGCATTCCGGCGCAGAAAGGAAATTTACCAACTATGGAAGAGTTCAAATTGA
- a CDS encoding PD-(D/E)XK nuclease family protein gives MNTQAPPKEEPSEKDIIASLQEQVSASRLNLFLQCRLKFFFRYVLKIKKPKTASLHVGNAVHTVLKSWNKARWVQKPLTLIQAHEAYAKAWSDDPDGIPWKPDEEAEDKTTGWRLVNTYLRESHVPAEVKPDAVEVPVEANLINHGLPRLIGILDLVQQRKVIDYKTCASTPNSEKAAHSHEVQTSSYSLLYRHNTGQQESGVELHHLVKLKNPKVVITPMPPMMPRQQLRLFKQIEAYTEGLQRQDFIPSPGMQCSSCEFFNECRRWH, from the coding sequence ATGAACACCCAGGCTCCCCCCAAAGAGGAGCCGAGTGAAAAAGACATCATCGCCTCATTGCAAGAACAGGTATCCGCCTCACGGTTGAACCTGTTTTTGCAGTGCAGGTTGAAGTTCTTCTTTCGCTACGTGCTCAAAATAAAAAAGCCCAAGACAGCGTCGCTGCATGTCGGCAATGCGGTTCACACCGTGTTAAAGTCATGGAACAAAGCACGCTGGGTGCAAAAGCCCCTCACGCTTATCCAAGCGCATGAGGCTTATGCAAAAGCATGGTCGGACGACCCGGACGGGATTCCTTGGAAACCCGATGAAGAGGCCGAGGACAAGACCACTGGCTGGCGTTTGGTAAACACGTATCTGCGTGAGAGCCATGTGCCTGCCGAGGTCAAACCCGATGCCGTGGAAGTGCCCGTAGAGGCCAACCTCATCAACCATGGTTTACCTCGGTTGATCGGCATCCTCGACCTCGTGCAACAACGCAAAGTCATTGATTATAAAACCTGTGCCAGCACTCCAAATTCGGAAAAAGCCGCTCACAGTCACGAGGTCCAGACCAGCAGCTACTCCCTTCTTTACCGGCACAACACCGGGCAACAAGAAAGCGGCGTAGAACTGCATCACCTGGTCAAGCTCAAGAACCCCAAGGTGGTCATCACCCCAATGCCTCCCATGATGCCTCGACAGCAGTTACGTCTGTTTAAACAGATCGAGGCCTATACCGAAGGCTTGCAGCGCCAGGACTTTATTCCTTCACCAGGGATGCAGTGCAGCAGTTGTGAGTTCTTCAACGAATGCCGCCGATGGCATTAA